From the genome of Triticum aestivum cultivar Chinese Spring chromosome 3B, IWGSC CS RefSeq v2.1, whole genome shotgun sequence, one region includes:
- the LOC123065737 gene encoding uncharacterized protein isoform X2 has protein sequence MNRLLRRSRSADLDAAANLPPLVPLAAVPPAHAAPGAGLHPRAPAPAPVRHVNVAPAAPAAVRAAPPAAPLHHGVGRELIPCLDNAGAPAPAPADGLPPTITHFLRFKLDLAVGNYSKWRHLFYCILCKYNAQQHVDEDRDPAHEDAVWRNDDITIVLWMSSTISDELYDVVVSPPNIPTAHQIWHTLRLFFLDNQAGRAIHLSAEFRSTVQGDLTVAEYARRLQTLAAALADVEEPVTDRTLTLQFIHDLSRRFHVLATVLPLQVPFPNFAQARSRLLLEEITQNERARADGRSDGATALSIGNTSGGSSGGARGDRNVSGNQADKGKAPAEPSSGGDRGRGRGRGRGRGRGHPGAGSSSTAPAGRGSPQQPLGAHPWMGYFAPYGSPFPPPQQPRAPWTAPNSAGVLGPRPGQHHQVYNAGASSSSNPAPWDNYAALHAALNNIAHQQQHGSGEWFLDTGATSHVTGPQNPAHPNDVQ, from the exons ATGAATCGCCTGCTCCGCCGCTCCCGCTCCGCTGACCTCGACGCGGCGGCCAACCTCCCTCCTTTAGTTCCTCTTGCTGCCGTCCCACCCGCCCATGCAGCTCCCGGCGCGGGCCTCCATCCTCGGGCTCCGGCGCCCGCCCCGGTGCGCCACGTCAATGTCGCACCCGCCGCGCCTGCGGCCGTTCGGGCGGCCCCTCCTGCGGCTCCCCTTCACCACGGCGTCGGCCGTGAGCTCATCCCCTGCCTCGACAACGCGGGTGCACCGGCGCCGGCGCCAGCCGACGGTCTCCCTCCCACCATCACGCACTTCCTGCGGTTCAAGCTCGACCTCGCCGTGGGTAACTACTCCAAATGGCGCCACCTCTTCTattgtattctctgcaagtacaaTGCGCAGCAGCATGTAGATGAAGACCGGGACCCCGCCCACGAGGATGCAGTGTGGCGAAACGACGATATAACCATCGTCTTGTGGATGTCCTCCACGATTTCTGATGAGTTGTACGACGTCGTGGTGTCCCCTCCGAACATTCCCACGGCGCACCAAATCTGGCACACCCTCCGGCTGTTCTTCCTCGACAACCAGGCCGGTCGAGCGATCCATCTCTCGGCTGAGTTCCGCAGCACGGTGCAGGGGGACCTGACTGTGGCCGAGTACGCCCGCCGTCTACAGACGCTGGCGGCCGCGCTCGCCGACGTCGAGGAGCCCGTCACCGACCGCACCTTGACGCTCCAGTTCATCCACGACCTCAGTCGTCGGTTCCACGTGCTCGCGACGGTCCTGCCGTTGCAGGTGCCGTTCCCCAACTTCGCGCAGGCCCGGTCGCGCCTCCTTCTTGAGGAAATCACACAGAACGAGCGCGCTCGGGCTGACGGGCGCTCGGACGGCGCCACCGCGCTCTCCATCGGCAACACCTCTGGAGGCTCCTCCGGGGGCGCTCGCGGCGATCGCAACGTCTCCGGCAACCAGGCGGACAAGGGGAAGGCCCCCGCCGAGCCCTCCTCCGGCGGCGATCGTGGTCGTGGCCGCGGGCGCGGGCGTGGTCGTGGCCGCGGGCACCCCGGCGCTGGCAGCAGCTCCACGGCTCCGGCAGGGCGCGGCTCTCCTCAGCAGCCGCTGGGCGCCCATCCATGGATGGGGTACTTCGCCCCATACGGGAGCCCCTTCCCACCTCCGCAGCAGCCGCGCGCGCCCTGGACCGCGCCCAACTCCGCCGGTGTCCTAGGGCCACGTCCTGGCCAGCACCATCAGGTCTACAACGCCGGCGCGTCGAGCTCCTCCAACCCCGCCCCCTGGGACAACTACGCCGCCCTCCATGCTGCCCTCAACAACATCGcgcaccagcagcagcacggctCCGGCGAGTGGTTCCTCGACACTGGAGCAACTTCCCACGTCACCG GACCTCAAAACCCGGCGCATCCTAATGACGTCCAGTAG
- the LOC123065737 gene encoding uncharacterized protein isoform X1 translates to MNRLLRRSRSADLDAAANLPPLVPLAAVPPAHAAPGAGLHPRAPAPAPVRHVNVAPAAPAAVRAAPPAAPLHHGVGRELIPCLDNAGAPAPAPADGLPPTITHFLRFKLDLAVGNYSKWRHLFYCILCKYNAQQHVDEDRDPAHEDAVWRNDDITIVLWMSSTISDELYDVVVSPPNIPTAHQIWHTLRLFFLDNQAGRAIHLSAEFRSTVQGDLTVAEYARRLQTLAAALADVEEPVTDRTLTLQFIHDLSRRFHVLATVLPLQVPFPNFAQARSRLLLEEITQNERARADGRSDGATALSIGNTSGGSSGGARGDRNVSGNQADKGKAPAEPSSGGDRGRGRGRGRGRGRGHPGAGSSSTAPAGRGSPQQPLGAHPWMGYFAPYGSPFPPPQQPRAPWTAPNSAGVLGPRPGQHHQVYNAGASSSSNPAPWDNYAALHAALNNIAHQQQHGSGEWFLDTGATSHVTGETGPQNPAHPNDVQ, encoded by the exons ATGAATCGCCTGCTCCGCCGCTCCCGCTCCGCTGACCTCGACGCGGCGGCCAACCTCCCTCCTTTAGTTCCTCTTGCTGCCGTCCCACCCGCCCATGCAGCTCCCGGCGCGGGCCTCCATCCTCGGGCTCCGGCGCCCGCCCCGGTGCGCCACGTCAATGTCGCACCCGCCGCGCCTGCGGCCGTTCGGGCGGCCCCTCCTGCGGCTCCCCTTCACCACGGCGTCGGCCGTGAGCTCATCCCCTGCCTCGACAACGCGGGTGCACCGGCGCCGGCGCCAGCCGACGGTCTCCCTCCCACCATCACGCACTTCCTGCGGTTCAAGCTCGACCTCGCCGTGGGTAACTACTCCAAATGGCGCCACCTCTTCTattgtattctctgcaagtacaaTGCGCAGCAGCATGTAGATGAAGACCGGGACCCCGCCCACGAGGATGCAGTGTGGCGAAACGACGATATAACCATCGTCTTGTGGATGTCCTCCACGATTTCTGATGAGTTGTACGACGTCGTGGTGTCCCCTCCGAACATTCCCACGGCGCACCAAATCTGGCACACCCTCCGGCTGTTCTTCCTCGACAACCAGGCCGGTCGAGCGATCCATCTCTCGGCTGAGTTCCGCAGCACGGTGCAGGGGGACCTGACTGTGGCCGAGTACGCCCGCCGTCTACAGACGCTGGCGGCCGCGCTCGCCGACGTCGAGGAGCCCGTCACCGACCGCACCTTGACGCTCCAGTTCATCCACGACCTCAGTCGTCGGTTCCACGTGCTCGCGACGGTCCTGCCGTTGCAGGTGCCGTTCCCCAACTTCGCGCAGGCCCGGTCGCGCCTCCTTCTTGAGGAAATCACACAGAACGAGCGCGCTCGGGCTGACGGGCGCTCGGACGGCGCCACCGCGCTCTCCATCGGCAACACCTCTGGAGGCTCCTCCGGGGGCGCTCGCGGCGATCGCAACGTCTCCGGCAACCAGGCGGACAAGGGGAAGGCCCCCGCCGAGCCCTCCTCCGGCGGCGATCGTGGTCGTGGCCGCGGGCGCGGGCGTGGTCGTGGCCGCGGGCACCCCGGCGCTGGCAGCAGCTCCACGGCTCCGGCAGGGCGCGGCTCTCCTCAGCAGCCGCTGGGCGCCCATCCATGGATGGGGTACTTCGCCCCATACGGGAGCCCCTTCCCACCTCCGCAGCAGCCGCGCGCGCCCTGGACCGCGCCCAACTCCGCCGGTGTCCTAGGGCCACGTCCTGGCCAGCACCATCAGGTCTACAACGCCGGCGCGTCGAGCTCCTCCAACCCCGCCCCCTGGGACAACTACGCCGCCCTCCATGCTGCCCTCAACAACATCGcgcaccagcagcagcacggctCCGGCGAGTGGTTCCTCGACACTGGAGCAACTTCCCACGTCACCGGTGAGACGG GACCTCAAAACCCGGCGCATCCTAATGACGTCCAGTAG